A section of the Lampris incognitus isolate fLamInc1 chromosome 8, fLamInc1.hap2, whole genome shotgun sequence genome encodes:
- the rnf14 gene encoding E3 ubiquitin-protein ligase RNF14, whose protein sequence is MSEDRETQEDELLALASIYDEQEFQRAESAQGGEIQICFELPPDFKIVVKGEKQTEYNVCFLPPLVLNFELPADYPSTSSPIFTLSSKWLTTGQMSSLCQCLDDMWEENKGCVVLFTWVQFLKEEALDLLGIRSPLEVFRAGVTKSRGDRRNGEATSTVMEHSWSPSKNGNREWKRKPRMKSEPQMSSPLSSSAPELMLDPRAVLAMDPGSDLLPQLLDFDEAQRQKVFDAKVFCCGICFTEKLGVSCLSFKECQHVYCKACMTEYFEIQIRDGNVRCLNCPAPKCTSIATPLQVKQLVDEELFARYDRLLLQSSLDLMADVVYCPRQACASAVMVEPDTTMGICPTCQYAFCTLCKLGYHGLSHCKITADELRGLKDEYLSASTEGKKFMEQRYGKRVIQRAVEESFSTDWLKENCKCCPRCGTNIQKVDGCNKMTCTSCRQYFCWLCLGQLSRVNPYSHFNDPNSPCYNQLFHGVDMEEEYAFWSDEED, encoded by the exons ATGTCTGAGGACCGGGAGACCCAGGAAGATGAGCTACTTGCTTTAGCAAGTATCTATGATGAGCAGGAATTCCAACGGGCTGAGTCAGCACAGGGAGGAGAGATCCAGATATGCTTCGAGCTGCCTCCTGATTTCAAAATTGTTGTCAAAG GAGAGAAGCAGACAGAATATAATGTCTGCTTCCTGCCGCCCCTGGTGCTTAACTTTGAGCTGCCTGCTGACTACCCATCCACTTCTTCTCCAATCTTCACTCTCAGCTCAAAATGGTTGACCACAGGGCAG ATGAGTTCTCTGTGCCAATGTCTGGATGACATGTGGGAAGAGAACAAGGGTTGTGTGGTTCTTTTCACCTGGGTCCAATTTCTCAAGGAGGAAGCCCTGGACTTGTTGGGAATCCGATCCCCTCTGGAAGTATTCAGGGCTGGGGTCACCAAGTCACGTGGGGATCGCAGGAATGGCGAGGCGACATCCACAG tTATGGAGCATTCCTGGAGCCCATCTAAAAATGGAAACAGGGAATGGAAAAGGAAACCTAGGATGAAGTCTGAGCCACAGATGTCGTCTCCTTTGTCGTCATCAGCTCCTGAGCTCATG CTGGACCCACGGGCGGTGCTGGCAATGGACCCGGGCTCCGACCTCCTACCTCAGCTCCTGGACTTCGACGAAGCTCAGCGGCAGAAGGTGTTTGACGCCAAAGTGTTCTGCTGTGGCATCTGCTTCACAGAGAAGCTGGGTGTATCCTGCCTCTCCTTCAAGGAGTGCCAACATGTCTACTGCAAGGCCTGCATGACTGAATACTTTGAGATCCAGATACGAGATGGCAATGTACGGTGTCTTAACTGCCCTGCACCCAAATGCACTTCCATAGCTACACCTTTACAG GTGAAGCAGCTGGTGGATGAGGAGCTTTTTGCTCGTTATGATCGCTTGCTTCTTCAATCCAGCCTGGACTTGATGGCAGACGTGGTGTACTGCCCTCGTCAGGCCTGTGCCAGTGCTGTGATGGTAGAACCAGACACCACCATGGGCATTTGCCCCACTTGCCAGTATGCCTTCTGCACCCTCTGCAAGCTGGGCTATCACGGCCTCTCTCACTGCAAAATCACTGCTG ATGAATTACGTGGCCTAAAAGACGAGTATCTGTCAGCTAGCACTGAAGGCAAAAAGTTCATGGAACAGCGTTATGGAAAGAGGGTCATCCAGAGAGCAGTGGAGGAGTCTTTCAGCACAGACTGGCTCAAAGAGAACTGCAAATGTTGCCCTCGCTGCGGTACCAATATTCAG aaAGTGGATGGCTGTAACAAGATGACTTGTACTTCCTGTCGGCAGTACTTTTGCTGGCTGTGTCTGGGACAGCTTAGCAGAGTCAACCCCTACAGTCACTTCAATGACCCAAATTCACCTTGCTACAACCA ATTGTTCCATGGAGTAGATATGGAGGAAGAATATGCCTTCTGGAGCGATGAAGAGGACTGA